Proteins encoded within one genomic window of Gadus macrocephalus chromosome 16, ASM3116895v1:
- the LOC132474686 gene encoding olfactory receptor 4E1-like, which yields MMFDPGNNSALVFTLHGFNATQANRQLLFAVSLLLYGATVLANLTVVLIVVVEKSLHEPMYVFLCNLCVNGVYGASGFYPKLLHDLLADSQLISYGGCLTQIFTVYSYVFCEYTNLAVMAYDRYVAICRPLQYHLIMTWRRVAQLLLLTWSWALLESGVGVLLTSRLPLCSLHIDKILCTNWVVVKLSCVDTSANNLYGFLLMTVHVLQALLIAVSYANIIQASRTSKTNRRKFFQTCLPHITTLTVFTLSLMFDTLFSRYGNTSNLAALSNLMAAEFLVVPPLVNPLVYGMNLRRIHSQLLRGLGGSKVRPLT from the coding sequence ATGATGTTCGACCCGGGGAACAACTCGGCGCTGGTGTTCACGCTGCACGGCTTCAACGCCACCCAGGCCAACCGCCAGCTGTTGTTTGCGGTGAGCCTGCTGCTGTACGGAGCCACTGTGCTGGCCAACCTGACGGTGGTGCTGAtcgtggtggtggagaagagcCTCCACGAGCCCATGTACGTGTTCCTCTGCAACCTGTGCGTGAACGGCGTCTACGGCGCGTCCGGGTTCTACCCCAAGCTGCTCCACGACCTGCTGGCCGACTCCCAGCTCATCTCGTACGGCGGCTGCCTGACGCAGATCTTCACCGTCTACTCCTACGTGTTCTGCGAGTACACCAACCTGGCGGTGATGGCGTACGACCGCTACGTGGCCATCTGCCGCCCGCTGCAGTACCACCTGATCATGACGTGGCGCCGCGtggcccagctgctgctgctcacctgGAGCTGGGCGCTGCTGGAGAGCGGGGTGGGCGTGCTCCTCACCAGCCGGCTGCCCCTCTGCAGCCTGCACATCGACAAGATCCTCTGCACCAACTGGGTGGTGGTGAAGCTGTCGTGCGTCGACACCAGCGCCAACAACCTCTACGGCTTCCTGCTGATGACGGTGCACGTGCTGCAGGCGCTGCTGATCGCCGTCTCCTACGCCAACATCATCCAGGCCTCGCGGACCTCCAAGACCAACCGCCGCAAGTTCTTCCAGACGTGTCTGCCGCACATCACCACGCTCACCGTGTTCACGCTGTCGCTGATGTTCGACACGTTGTTCTCCCGCTACGGCAACACGTCCAACCTCGCGGCGCTTAGCAACCTGATGGCGGCCGAGTTCCTGGTGGTCCCGCCCCTCGTCAACCCTCTGGTCTACGGGATGAACCTGCGGCGCATCCACAGCCAGCTTCTCCGGGGGCTGGGGGGCAGCAAGGTgcggcccctcacctga
- the LOC132474313 gene encoding glucose 1,6-bisphosphate synthase-like encodes MGDEPAMNGDLNANVKTRCSATGDPVLDQRTDQWLSWDKNPQTRGQVEVLLEQASSEELRRRFSSRMAFGTAGLRAPMGAGFSFINDLTVIQTTQGLYVYLSRCFSNLGTRGVVVGFDTRGQEASGCTSERLARLTAAVLLSKDVPVLLFSSYVPTPFVAYSVKKFGAAAGVMITASHNPKEDNGYKVYWCTGAQISSPHDKEVLRCIEESEEPWSDACWDAGLADRSPLKTDPLVEVTSSYMEELKDLCFHRELNLCSPLRFVHSAFHGVGHRYVQQAFSVFGFPPPISVPEQRDPDPNFSSLRCPNPEEGHSVLELSLRLAESVSARVVLATDPDADRLAVAELLPGSDWKVFTGNELAALLGWWMLFNWRERNPPPADPSSLYMLATCVSSRILRTMAQQEGFRFEETLPGFKWIGKRMVELSDAGHQVLFAFEESIGFLCGAMVPDKDGVSAAVVVAEMSSYLQTKQLSLTQQLHSIYQRYGFHVSRTSYLLCDHAPTVLRIFSRIRSYEDGSYPRSCAGHRVVCVRDVTVGYDSSQPDHRCTLPVTKSSQMISFTLANGIRATLRTSGTEPKIKYYSEFCAEPGERVVSRLEAELEEVTRVLVAELLEPEKNLLIGRLA; translated from the exons ATGGGCGACGAGCCGGCTATGAACGGGGACCTGAACGCTAACGTTAAAACCCGGTGCTCTGCAACCGGAGACCCGGTACTGGACCAGCGGACTGATCAGTGGCTGTCCTGGGACAAG AACCCGCAGACCCGCGGGCaggtggaggtgctgctggagcaggcgagcagcgaggagctgaggaggaggttCAGCTCCCGGATGGCGTTTGGAACCGCCGGTCTGAGGGCACCCATGGGTGCTGGCTTCTCGTTCATCAACGACCTGACGGTCATCCAGAccacacag GGGTTGTACGTCTACCTGTCCAGGTGTTTCTCGAACCTCGGTACCAGAGGCGTGGTGGTGGGATTCGACACCAGAGGTCAGGAGGCCAGCGGCTGCACCAGTGAACG GCTGGCCCGGCTGACAGCGGCCGTGCTGCTCAGTAAAGACGTTCCAGTGCTGCTCTTCTCCAGCTACGTCCCCACACCATTCGTG gcctactctgtaAAGAAGTTTGGAGCTGCAGCAGGGGTCATGATCACCGCCTCACACAACCCCAAAGAAGACAACGGCTACAAG GTGTATTGGTGTACAGGAGCGCAGATCTCCTCCCCTCACGACAAGGAGGTTCTGCGGTGCAtcgaggagagcgaggagcccTGGAGTGATGCATGCTGGGACGCAGGACTAGCTGACCGCTCCCCTCTGAAGACGGACCCCCTGGTGGAGGTGACCAGCAGCTACATGGAGGAGCTCAAAGACCTCTGCTTCCACAG GGAGCTGAACCTCTGCTCTCCGCTGAGATTCGTCCACTCTGCGTTCCACGGCGTGGGGCATCGCTACGTCCAGCAGGCCTTCAGCGTGTTCGGCTTCCCCCCGCCCATCTCCGTCCCGGAGCAGAGGGACCCCGACCCAAACTTCTCCTCCCTGCGCTGCCCCAACCCTGAGGAGGGCCACTCTGTGCTG GAGCTGTCTCTTCGTCTGGCGGAGAGCGTTAGCGCGCGGGTTGTGCTAGCGACGGACCCTGACGCCGACCGCCTGGCCGTCGCAGAGCTGCTACCAGG GTCGGACTGGAAGGTGTTTACTGGGAACGAGCTGGCGGCCCTGCTGGGATGGTGGATGTTGTTCAACTGGAGGGagaggaaccccccccccgcggaCCCCAGCAGCCTCTACATGCTGGCCACCTGCGTCTCCTCGCGCATCCTGAGGACGATGGCGCAGCAGGAGGGCTTCCGCTTCGAG gAGACGCTGCCTGGGTTCAAGTGGATCGGTAAGAGGATGGTGGAGCTGAGCGACGCCGGACACCAGGTCCTCTTCGCCTTCGAGGAGTCAATCG GGTTCCTGTGCGGGGCCATGGTTCCTGATAAGGACGGGGTGAGTGCGGCCGTGGTGGTGGCAGAGATGAGCTCCTACCTGCAGACCAAGCAGCTCAGCCTCACCCAGCAGCTGCACTCCATCTACCAGAG gtacgGGTTCCACGTGTCCAGGACGTCCTACCTGCTGTGTGACCACGCCCCGACCGTGCTCCGCATCTTCAGTCGGATCCGGAGCTACGAGGACGGCTCGTACCCGCGCTCCTGCGCCGGTCACCGGGTCGTCTGCGTCCGGGATGTTACCGTGGGTTACGACAGCAGCCAACCAGACCACAGATGT ACGCTTCCAGTCACGAAGAGCAGCCAGATGATAAGCTTCACTTTAGCTAACGGTATCCGAGCAACGCTGAGGACCAGTGGCACCGAGCCCAAGATCAAATACTACTCCGAGTTCTGCGCTGAGCCCGGAGAAAG ggtgGTGTCTCGTTTGGAGGCGGAACTCGAGGAGGTGACTCGAGTTCTGGTGGCGGAACTCCTGGAGCCTGAGAAGAACCTCCTGATTGGCCGATTAGCCTGA
- the LOC132474587 gene encoding olfactory receptor 52K2-like, producing the protein MCEAAGGGCANLSHSSFVFLGFPELSRHLRLLALPFSLSYGWVLLGNLLLVHVVRSLANLHSPMHLLIAALCLVDVLAVSAIVPRMLVGFFSEQDHISLAGCLLQMFVAHFLSSLESTLLLAMALDRYVAICRPLRYADVINPRAALKLCAFAVLRSGSIMLALVALAGSLTFCGSSVILHCYCDHMALVSLACGDTGRSNAMGLAVIGCFVGGDISLIFLSYVCILRAVLRTPHGDRWKAFHTCGTHLMVMMCFYLVGSVTFLSHNLHIPISTSGNTFMGLAYILLPATVNPVIYGVRTKEIRNGFYKVFNVKAKDNMAVKVTSIKVSPIVKEPG; encoded by the exons ATGTGTGAAGCTGCTGGTGGGGGATGTGC GAACCTCTCCCACAGTTCCTTTGTGTTCCTGGGCTTCCCGGAGCTCAGCAGACACCTGCGTCTGCTGGCGCTGCCCTTCTCGCTGTCCTACGGCTGGGTGCTGCTGGGGAACCTGCTGCTGGTCCACGTGGTGAGGAGCCTGGCCAACCTGCACAGCCCCATGCACCTCCTCATCGCCGCGCTCTGCCTGGTGGACGTCCTGGCGGTCAGCGCCATCGTCCCCAGGATGCTGGTGGGCTTCTTCTCGGAGCAGGATCACATCAGTCTGGCCGGCTGCCTACTCCAGATGTTCGTGGCCCACTTCCTGTCGTCGCTGGAGTCCACGCTGCTCCTCGCCATGGCGCTGGACCGCTACGTGGCCATCTGCCGCCCGCTGCGCTACGCAGACGTCATCAACCCCCGCGCGGCGCTGAAGCTGTGCGCCTTCGCCGTGCTCCGCAGCGGCTCCATCATGCTGGCCCTGGTGGCGCTGGCCGGCTCGCTGACCTTCTGCGGCTCCAGCGTCATCCTGCACTGCTACTGCGACCACATGGCGCTGGTCAGCCTGGCGTGCGGCGACACGGGCCGGAGCAACGCCATGGGGCTGGCCGTCATCGGCTGCTTCGTGGGCGGGGACATCtccctcatcttcctctcctaCGTGTGCATCCTGCGGGCGGTGCTGCGGACCCCCCACGGAGACCGCTGGAAGGCCTTCCACACCTGCGGGACGCAcctgatggtgatgatgtgcTTCTACCTGGTGGGCAGCGTGACCTTCCTGTCCCACAACCTCCACATCCCCATATCCACCAGCGGCAACACCTTCATGGGCCTGGCCTACATCCTGCTGCCCGCCACCGTCAACCCCGTCATCTACGGGGTCCGGACTAAGGAGATCAGGAACGGCTTTTATAAAGTCTTTAACGTCAAAGCCAAGGACAACATGGCAGTGAAGGTCACCTCCATTAAGGTTTCTCCAATCGTCAAAGAACCGGGGTGA
- the arrb1 gene encoding beta-arrestin-1 produces MGDKGTRVFKKASPNGKLIVYLGKRDFVDHVEWVEPLDGVVLIDPEYLKERKVFVTLTCAFRYGREDLDVLGLTFRKDLFLANIQAFPPPPSEKNTVTRLQERLIKKLGEHAHPFTFQIPLNLPCSVTLQPGPEDTGKACGVDFEVKAFCAENVEEKIHKRNSVRLVIRKVQYAPEKAGPQPTAETTRQFLMSDKPLHLEASLDKEIYYHGEPISVNVHVTNNTTKTVKKMKISVRQYADICLFNTAQYKCPVAVEESDDLVAPSATFCKVFTLTPFLANNREKRGLALDGKLKHEDTNLASSTLLREGANREVLGIIVSYKVKVKLVVSRGGILGDLAASDVAVELPFTLMHAKPLEDALFRDAADEVPIDTNLIQFDTNDDDIIFEDFARQRLIGAKDEEEEEGEGPETKDR; encoded by the exons ATGGGAGACAAGGGCACCAG AGTCTTTAAAAAAGCCAGCCCCAATGGAAAG ctcATCGTGTACCTGGGGAAGAGGGACTTTGTGGACCATGTTGAGTGGGTGGAGCCTCTAG atGGCGTTGTCCTGATAGACCCGGAATACCTGAAGGAGAGGAAAG tGTTTGTGACGCTGACGTGTGCGTTCCGCTACGGCCGTGAGGACCTGGATGTGCTGGGGCTGACCTTCCGGAAGGATCTGTTCCTGGCCAACATCCAGGCCTTCCCTCCTCCGCCCAGCGAGAAGAACACCGTCACCCGACTCCAGGAACGCCTCATCAAGAAGCTGGGAGAACACGCCCACCCCTTCACCTTCCAG ATTCCGCTGAACCTGCCGTGCTCCGTCACCCTGCAGCCTGGACCGGAGGACACTGGGAAG gcgTGTGGTGTGGACTTTGAGGTGAAGGCGTTCTGTGCTGAAAACGTTGAGGAGAAGATCCATAAGAG gaaCTCGGTGCGTCTGGTCATCAGGAAGGTGCAGTACGCTCCGGAGAAGGCCGGCCCCCAGCCCACCGCCGAGACCACCCGGCAGTTCCTCATGTCGGACAAACCGCTGCACCTGGAGGCGTCCCTGGACAAGGAG ATCTACTACCACGGAGAACCCATCAGCGTCAACGTTCACGtcaccaacaacaccaccaagacggtgaagaagatgAAGATCTCTG tgcGCCAGTATGCAGACATCTGCCTCTTCAACACAGCCCAGTATAAATGTCCTGTGGCCGTGGAAGAGTCTGA CGACCTGGTGGCTCCCAGCGCCACCTTCTGCAAAGTGTTCACGCTGACGCCGTTCCTCGCCAACAACCGCGAGAAGAGGGGCCTGGCTCTGGACGGGAAGCTGAAGCACGAGGACACCAACCTGGCCTCCAGCACTCT GCTCAGGGAGGGGGCCAACAGGGAGGTGCTGGGGATCATCGTCTCCTACAAGGTGAAGGTGAAGCTGGTGGTGTCCCGGGGCGG GATTCTCGGAGATCTGGCCGCAAG CGATGTGGCGGTTGAGCTGCCGTTCACGTTGATGCACGCGAAACCCCTGGAAGACGCTCTCTTCAGGGATG CCGCTGATGAAGTGCCCATCGACACCAACCTGATACAGTTTGATACAAA CGATGATGACATCATCTTCGAAGACTTTGCCCGCCAGCGCCTGATTGGAGcgaaggacgaggaggaggaggagggggaggggccagagaCGAAGGACAGATAG